A genomic window from Diospyros lotus cultivar Yz01 chromosome 2, ASM1463336v1, whole genome shotgun sequence includes:
- the LOC127794898 gene encoding mitochondrial pyruvate carrier 4, translating to MATSKLQALWNHPAGPKTIHFWAPTFKWGISIANIVDFSKPPEKLSYPQQIAVTATGLIWSRYSTVITPKNWNLFSVNVAMAGTGITQLTRKIQHDYFSEGEAAPAKE from the exons ATGGCGACTTCAAAGCTTCAAGCGCTTTGGAACCACCCAGCAGGCCCTAAAACCA TTCACTTTTGGGCACCAACTTTTAAGTGGGGCATCAGCATTGCCAATATTGTTGACTTCTCTAAGCCACCAGAGAAACTTTCTTATCCCCAGCAAATTG CGGTCACTGCCACTGGACTTATCTGGTCGAGATACAGCACTGTGATCACTCCG AAAAACTGGAATCTTTTCAGTGTAAACGTTGCAATGGCAGGGACGGGCATCACCCAACTTACTAGGAAAATTCA GCATGATTATTTTTCAGAAGGAGAAGCTGCTCCTGCCAAGGAATGA